A single region of the Caballeronia insecticola genome encodes:
- a CDS encoding DUF2325 domain-containing protein: protein MQTPPFQLARTNALGHRDACCQPTEADLRTSRRRARLAELDSHLHCSIIGTCLSTGELRKLVPKFTDLDRYHASDLEIHHAAVELAIAGGAGAKALNKALDERYSGAIRRFEAARDSEALLDLWNDALKSGDIPPAYWAVMSHPHASIEVRQSAFGELHMLSHLVGAANRADIRRLVALEADNQALRDKLERQQARLLELSAERDASLRQANEHALQLAALAERKPDLSTAQLAAEVERLRDKIDDGERRLALHTSRREAAEQRAQQDGERTRALRNQLGDAQALLKIVQAECAALERATLDAAAQYNAQFNAQSNTQPDARRRAVAWLSGKRIVYVGGRPNSNAVLKSLAEAAGGELIVHDGGVEDRKGLLAAALPNADVVLFPVDCIDHDSMNTLKRVCERHGVEYAPLRTASVASFVEFVARLTASAQTARAGSPPPSAFCLRHG from the coding sequence ATGCAGACCCCGCCGTTTCAACTTGCGCGCACGAATGCTCTCGGGCATCGCGACGCCTGCTGCCAGCCGACCGAGGCCGACTTGCGCACGTCGCGACGTCGAGCGCGCCTGGCCGAACTCGATTCGCATCTGCATTGCTCGATCATCGGCACATGTCTGAGCACGGGCGAGTTGCGCAAGCTCGTGCCGAAGTTCACCGATCTCGACCGCTATCACGCGAGCGATCTGGAGATTCACCACGCGGCGGTCGAACTGGCGATCGCGGGCGGCGCGGGCGCGAAGGCGCTCAACAAGGCGCTCGACGAGCGTTACTCGGGCGCGATCCGCCGTTTCGAGGCCGCGCGCGATAGCGAAGCGCTGCTCGATCTATGGAACGACGCGCTCAAATCCGGCGATATCCCGCCTGCTTACTGGGCCGTGATGTCGCATCCGCACGCGAGCATCGAAGTGCGTCAGTCGGCGTTCGGCGAACTGCATATGCTGTCGCATCTGGTCGGCGCGGCGAATCGCGCGGACATTCGCCGGCTCGTCGCGCTCGAAGCGGACAATCAGGCACTCCGGGACAAGCTCGAACGGCAACAAGCGCGCCTGCTCGAACTGAGCGCCGAGCGCGATGCTTCCCTGAGGCAAGCAAACGAGCACGCGCTTCAGCTTGCCGCGCTCGCGGAGCGCAAGCCGGATTTATCGACTGCGCAGCTTGCGGCCGAAGTCGAGCGTCTGCGCGACAAGATCGACGACGGCGAGCGTCGTCTCGCGCTGCACACGAGCCGTCGAGAAGCCGCCGAGCAGCGCGCGCAGCAAGACGGAGAACGGACGCGCGCGCTGCGCAATCAACTCGGCGACGCGCAGGCGCTGTTGAAGATCGTGCAGGCGGAATGCGCGGCGCTGGAACGCGCGACGCTCGATGCCGCCGCTCAGTACAACGCTCAGTTCAACGCTCAGTCCAACACGCAGCCCGATGCGCGCCGCCGCGCCGTGGCATGGCTGAGCGGCAAGCGGATCGTGTATGTCGGCGGGCGGCCGAATTCGAATGCGGTGCTGAAGTCGCTGGCGGAAGCGGCGGGCGGCGAGCTGATCGTGCACGACGGCGGCGTCGAGGATCGCAAGGGCCTGCTGGCCGCGGCGTTGCCGAACGCGGATGTCGTGCTGTTCCCCGTCGATTGCATCGATCACGATTCGATGAACACGCTGAAGCGCGTCTGCGAGCGGCACGGCGTCGAATATGCGCCGCTGCGCACCGCGAGCGTGGCGAGTTTCGTGGAATTCGTCGCGCGTCTTACC
- the lpdA gene encoding dihydrolipoyl dehydrogenase — protein sequence MIVIGSGPGGYIAAIRAAQLGRKVACVEEWINPAGKPKLGGTCLNVGCIPSKALLASSEKFESAKLHFVDHGIGMDNLSVDIGKMVGRKEAIVEKITGGVEFLFRKNKITWLKGHGKLTGKAGGNFKIDVSGDGKTESHTAQHVIIATGSKARHLPNVPVDNRIVSDNEGALAFDAVPKKLAVIGAGVIGLELGSVWRRLGAEVTILEALPEFLGTTDAALQKEAAKLFKKQGLTIHLGVKIDGVKTTDSSVSISYKDKDGNAQTLDADRLIVSIGRVPNTDDLGLDSIGLAADERGFIPVDGHCATKVPNVYAIGDVVRGPMLAHKAEDEGVLVAEIIDGQKPHIDYNCIPWVIYTHPEIAWVGQTEQALKAEGREIKAGQFPMLANGRAMGMGETDGFIKVIADAKTDEILGVHIISANASDLIAEAVVAMEFKAASEDIGRICHPHPSLSEVMREAALAVDKRALNI from the coding sequence GTGATCGTGATCGGCTCCGGCCCCGGCGGCTATATCGCCGCGATCCGTGCCGCGCAACTCGGCAGGAAGGTCGCGTGCGTCGAGGAATGGATCAACCCGGCCGGCAAGCCGAAACTCGGCGGCACGTGTCTGAATGTCGGCTGTATTCCGTCGAAGGCGCTGCTCGCGTCGTCGGAGAAATTCGAAAGCGCCAAGCTGCATTTTGTCGATCACGGCATCGGCATGGACAATCTTTCGGTCGATATCGGCAAGATGGTCGGGCGCAAGGAAGCGATCGTCGAGAAGATCACGGGCGGCGTCGAATTTCTGTTTCGCAAGAACAAGATCACCTGGCTCAAGGGTCACGGCAAGCTCACGGGCAAGGCCGGCGGCAATTTCAAGATCGACGTGAGCGGCGACGGCAAGACCGAAAGCCACACCGCGCAACACGTGATCATCGCGACGGGCTCGAAAGCGCGGCATCTGCCGAACGTGCCGGTCGACAACAGAATCGTCTCCGACAACGAAGGCGCGCTCGCTTTCGATGCCGTACCGAAGAAGCTCGCCGTGATCGGCGCCGGCGTGATCGGGCTGGAGTTGGGTTCGGTGTGGCGCAGGCTCGGCGCGGAAGTGACGATCCTCGAAGCGCTGCCCGAATTCCTCGGCACGACCGACGCCGCGCTGCAAAAGGAAGCCGCGAAGCTCTTCAAGAAACAGGGTTTGACGATCCATCTCGGCGTGAAAATCGACGGCGTGAAGACCACGGATTCGAGCGTTTCGATTTCCTATAAGGACAAGGACGGCAACGCGCAGACGCTGGACGCGGACCGCCTGATCGTGTCGATCGGCCGCGTGCCGAACACGGACGATCTCGGGCTCGATTCCATCGGCCTGGCAGCGGACGAGCGCGGCTTCATTCCCGTCGACGGTCATTGCGCGACAAAAGTCCCGAACGTCTATGCGATCGGCGATGTCGTGCGCGGCCCGATGCTCGCGCACAAGGCGGAGGACGAAGGCGTGCTGGTGGCGGAAATCATCGACGGGCAGAAGCCGCACATCGACTACAACTGCATTCCGTGGGTGATCTACACGCACCCGGAAATCGCGTGGGTCGGGCAGACGGAGCAGGCACTGAAGGCCGAAGGCCGCGAGATCAAGGCCGGCCAGTTTCCGATGCTCGCGAACGGCCGCGCGATGGGCATGGGCGAGACGGACGGCTTCATCAAGGTAATCGCCGACGCGAAAACCGACGAGATTCTCGGCGTGCACATCATCTCGGCGAACGCGTCGGATCTGATCGCGGAAGCCGTGGTCGCGATGGAGTTCAAGGCGGCGTCGGAGGATATCGGGCGGATTTGCCATCCGCATCCGTCGCTTTCGGAAGTGATGCGGGAGGCGGCGCTTGCCGTGGACAAGCGCGCGTTGAATATTTAA
- a CDS encoding response regulator: protein MPLQSGVDEASFRRILFRNIALPLGTGVVTAVAFVALVLYLLSGINWVEHSERVIGNAQEIGRLVSEKESAIRGFLITGDEAFLAPFDTAKPKLSADIDTLAELVKDNAPQVDRLIRIRALQAQWDKVADNLLDARRNGHDAAELVRAGRGGPERAETERELAAFLNIEQTLRLERVESATRLTTIIVVVFLVLSLTLSVTLAVFGRRELMGLSGAFGAAIDEQERQTRALQEQAWLREGQTQLAERVIGRQSLDQLCQTILDFLSDYLKVSLGAFYVRDTDGALKRTASFGFDPAGATVPDSLAGVKSLVGQAVHARKLTSVNAVPSDYWKVTSALGASAPASLVIVPIENEGQTNGAIELGAMHTLTDRDQQFLSAVSGNIGDFVEAAQYRERLQRVLDETQQLNEELQMQQEELRTTNEELEQQTTALSQAQAYLANQKSELEQTNDQLAEQARVLDERNAALNSAQGELEQRADALQRASRYKSEFLANMSHELRTPLNSSLILAKLLSENKHGNLTVDQVKYAQTIYSAGNDLLNLINDILDLSKVEAGKLDLHIEDVPLQRIMDSLARTFEPLARQKKLRLDIRNEIDEYPSLTTDFRRLEQILKNLLSNAVKFTDAGAVTLTLKCAGEGAVQFVVTDTGIGIAPDQQAAIFEAFQQADGTTSRHYGGTGLGLSISRSLAHLLGGEIALRSTQGAGSTFTLTMPAVYDPESSLAALPAANIEASAPIVVDEKPAEKIEVIHVIDDDRDDTTTGRRLVLVIEDEPAFAQVLLDQAHELNYRCIVSGTASEAQKLAQERAPNAILLDIGLPDRSGLVLLQELKANPKTRHIPVHVVSASDRSDAALHLGAIGYAVKPTTREQLMSIFQRLEEKSSQKIKRVLLVEDDARQRQSIVELISDTDVEITPVEFGRDALELLKTTIFDCMIIDLKLPDMQGGDLLRRMAGIDTYSFPPVIVYTGRTLTHEEEAELMRYSQSIIIKGARSPERLLDEVTLFLHKVETDLSADRQAMLHVSRARDRVLDGRRVLLVDDDIRNIFSLSSALEHQGLKVEIGRNGFEAIETLDKNPDIDIVLMDVMMPGMDGLEATRRIREDARFRKLPVIAITAKAMKDDQEQCLAAGASDYLAKPIDIDRLYSLLRVWMPRRV from the coding sequence ATGCCCTTGCAGTCCGGTGTCGACGAGGCCAGCTTTCGTCGCATTCTCTTTCGCAACATCGCGCTGCCGCTCGGCACGGGCGTCGTCACGGCGGTCGCGTTCGTCGCGCTCGTGCTGTATCTGCTTTCGGGAATCAACTGGGTCGAGCATTCGGAGCGCGTAATCGGCAACGCGCAGGAGATCGGGCGGCTCGTCAGCGAGAAGGAAAGCGCGATTCGCGGCTTCCTGATCACCGGCGACGAAGCCTTCCTCGCGCCCTTCGATACCGCGAAGCCGAAGCTCTCCGCCGATATCGACACGCTCGCCGAACTCGTCAAGGACAACGCGCCGCAAGTGGATCGCCTGATCCGCATCCGTGCGCTGCAGGCGCAATGGGACAAGGTCGCCGACAATCTGCTGGATGCGCGCCGCAACGGTCATGATGCCGCCGAGCTCGTGCGCGCGGGCCGCGGTGGACCGGAGCGCGCCGAAACCGAGCGCGAACTGGCCGCGTTCCTCAACATCGAGCAGACGCTGCGGCTCGAGCGCGTGGAATCGGCGACGCGGCTGACGACCATCATCGTCGTGGTGTTTCTGGTCCTGAGTCTCACGCTTTCGGTGACGCTCGCCGTGTTCGGCCGTCGCGAGTTGATGGGCCTGTCCGGCGCATTTGGCGCCGCGATTGACGAACAGGAACGGCAGACGCGCGCGCTGCAGGAGCAGGCGTGGCTGCGCGAAGGGCAGACGCAACTCGCCGAGCGCGTGATCGGCCGGCAATCGCTTGATCAGCTGTGCCAGACCATCCTCGATTTCCTCTCCGATTACCTGAAGGTTTCGCTCGGCGCGTTCTACGTGCGCGACACCGATGGCGCATTGAAGCGCACCGCGAGCTTCGGCTTCGATCCGGCGGGCGCGACCGTTCCGGATTCGCTCGCGGGCGTGAAGAGCCTCGTCGGGCAGGCGGTGCATGCGCGCAAGCTGACGAGCGTGAACGCCGTGCCGTCGGACTATTGGAAGGTGACGTCCGCGCTCGGCGCAAGCGCGCCCGCAAGTCTCGTCATCGTGCCGATCGAAAACGAAGGCCAGACGAACGGCGCGATCGAACTCGGCGCCATGCACACGCTCACAGACCGCGATCAGCAGTTTTTGAGCGCGGTGTCGGGCAATATCGGCGATTTCGTCGAGGCGGCGCAGTATCGCGAGCGCCTGCAACGTGTGCTCGACGAGACGCAGCAACTGAACGAAGAGTTGCAGATGCAGCAGGAAGAACTGCGCACGACCAACGAGGAACTGGAGCAGCAGACCACGGCGCTCTCGCAGGCGCAGGCTTATCTCGCGAATCAGAAGTCGGAACTCGAACAGACGAACGACCAGCTCGCCGAACAGGCGCGTGTGCTCGACGAGCGCAACGCCGCGCTCAACAGCGCGCAGGGCGAACTCGAACAGCGCGCAGATGCGTTGCAGCGCGCGAGCCGCTACAAGTCGGAGTTTCTGGCGAACATGTCGCACGAGTTGCGCACGCCGCTGAACAGCTCGTTGATCCTCGCGAAGCTGCTGTCCGAAAACAAGCACGGCAATCTCACGGTCGATCAGGTCAAGTACGCGCAGACCATCTATTCGGCGGGCAACGACCTGCTCAACCTGATCAACGACATCCTCGATCTTTCGAAGGTCGAAGCGGGCAAGCTCGATCTGCATATCGAGGACGTGCCCTTGCAGCGGATCATGGATTCGCTCGCGCGCACGTTCGAGCCGCTCGCGCGACAGAAAAAGCTCCGCCTCGATATCCGCAACGAGATCGACGAATACCCGAGTCTCACGACCGATTTCCGTCGGCTCGAACAGATCCTGAAGAACCTGCTGTCGAACGCGGTCAAGTTCACGGATGCGGGTGCGGTCACGCTCACGCTCAAATGCGCGGGCGAGGGCGCGGTGCAGTTCGTCGTGACCGATACGGGCATCGGCATCGCGCCGGACCAGCAGGCCGCGATCTTCGAGGCGTTCCAGCAAGCCGACGGCACCACGAGCCGTCACTACGGCGGCACGGGTCTCGGCTTGTCGATCTCGCGCAGCCTCGCGCATCTGCTCGGCGGCGAGATCGCGCTGCGCAGCACGCAGGGCGCGGGCAGTACCTTCACGCTGACGATGCCCGCCGTCTACGATCCGGAATCGTCGTTGGCCGCGTTGCCTGCGGCGAACATCGAGGCGTCAGCACCGATCGTCGTAGATGAAAAGCCGGCGGAAAAGATCGAAGTCATCCACGTGATCGACGACGATCGCGACGACACCACGACCGGCCGCCGCCTCGTGCTCGTGATCGAAGACGAACCGGCCTTCGCGCAAGTGCTGCTCGATCAGGCGCACGAGCTGAACTATCGCTGCATCGTGAGCGGCACGGCGAGCGAGGCGCAAAAGCTCGCGCAAGAACGCGCGCCGAACGCGATCCTGCTCGATATCGGCCTGCCGGACCGCTCAGGGCTCGTGCTGCTGCAGGAACTGAAGGCGAACCCGAAGACGCGGCACATTCCAGTGCATGTCGTGTCGGCGTCGGACCGCAGCGACGCAGCACTGCATCTGGGCGCGATCGGCTACGCGGTCAAGCCGACCACGCGCGAGCAACTGATGTCGATCTTCCAGCGTCTCGAAGAAAAGAGCAGCCAGAAGATCAAGCGCGTGCTGCTGGTGGAAGACGACGCGCGCCAGCGTCAGAGCATCGTCGAGCTGATCAGCGACACGGACGTGGAGATCACGCCGGTCGAGTTTGGCCGCGACGCGCTCGAATTGCTGAAGACGACGATCTTCGATTGCATGATCATCGACCTGAAGCTGCCCGACATGCAGGGCGGCGACCTGTTGCGCCGGATGGCCGGCATCGACACCTATTCGTTTCCGCCGGTGATCGTCTACACGGGCCGCACGCTCACGCATGAAGAGGAAGCGGAACTGATGCGTTACTCGCAGTCGATCATCATCAAGGGCGCGCGCTCGCCGGAGCGTCTGCTCGATGAAGTGACGCTGTTTCTGCACAAGGTCGAGACCGATTTGTCCGCCGACCGTCAGGCGATGCTGCACGTTTCGCGCGCCCGCGACCGCGTGCTCGACGGCCGCCGCGTGCTGCTTGTCGATGACGACATCCGCAACATCTTCTCGCTATCGAGTGCGCTGGAGCATCAGGGGCTGAAGGTGGAGATCGGCCGCAACGGCTTCGAGGCGATCGAAACGCTCGACAAGAATCCGGACATCGACATCGTGCTGATGGACGTGATGATGCCCGGCATGGACGGACTCGAAGCGACGCGGCGCATCCGCGAGGACGCGCGCTTTCGCAAGCTGCCGGTCATCGCGATCACGGCGAAGGCGATGAAGGACGATCAGGAACAATGTCTCGCGGCGGGCGCGAGCGATTATCTGGCGAAGCCGATCGACATCGACCGGCTTTACTCGCTATTGCGGGTGTGGATGCCGAGGCGGGTTTAA